From the Cohaesibacter sp. ES.047 genome, one window contains:
- the flaF gene encoding flagellar biosynthesis regulator FlaF, producing the protein MMYTAYYAECSDLSSELSRNNEWSALDNVISGLKMAKEEGYTTTQARQALHNTLMVWSFLLEDLSDNDNDFPEQLRADLISIGIFIIKQIGRIFQAQSEDIESDVAGLIDINTAIRDGLVQ; encoded by the coding sequence ATGATGTATACCGCCTATTACGCTGAATGCTCCGATCTTTCGAGCGAACTGAGCCGCAATAACGAATGGTCAGCTCTGGATAATGTGATTTCAGGGCTGAAAATGGCCAAGGAAGAGGGCTACACCACCACTCAGGCCAGACAGGCCTTACACAACACCCTCATGGTGTGGAGCTTTCTGCTCGAAGATCTGAGCGACAACGACAATGATTTTCCAGAACAGCTCCGAGCGGATCTCATTTCCATCGGCATCTTCATCATCAAGCAGATCGGGCGGATCTTTCAGGCCCAGTCCGAAGACATCGAGAGTGACGTCGCCGGACTGATTGATATCAACACGGCAATCAGGGACGGACTTGTGCAATGA
- a CDS encoding flagellar hook-associated family protein, with translation MKTAFISTASLTNNTRSSIMDQSISLAKLQKEVSSGRKYDVGLDLGIGTGETISLRSEFARLNTIVDTNALVTSRLDVTETAMINLRDSAQNMLATLVASIGSETGREVTISESKNNLEQFVATLNTSFSGSHLFAGIDVSNPPLTDYYNPAGSASKAAIDSSFASFLTTNSTTVDALTPAQMQAYLDTDFEAEFATPGGWSNWSTASDFETVNRISTSETIETSVSANIDPMRKVAKAFTMVAELKGADMKQETFDVVAQRAVEILGEAVEGMNNAVGKVGNAQARVARASEKLSVQTDLINERILALENVDKTEVSVLLSNALTQLEVTYSVTGRMQGMSLLNYL, from the coding sequence ATGAAAACCGCTTTCATTTCCACGGCCTCACTGACCAACAATACACGCAGCTCGATCATGGACCAGAGCATTTCTCTGGCCAAACTGCAAAAGGAAGTCTCTTCGGGGCGCAAATATGATGTCGGTCTGGATCTGGGCATCGGCACGGGCGAAACCATTTCCCTGCGCAGCGAATTTGCCCGTCTCAACACAATCGTCGATACCAATGCGCTGGTGACGAGCCGGCTTGATGTGACCGAGACCGCGATGATCAACCTCAGGGACAGCGCCCAGAACATGCTGGCCACGCTTGTTGCGAGCATCGGTAGCGAAACCGGTCGCGAGGTTACCATTTCGGAATCGAAAAACAACCTTGAACAGTTTGTCGCCACCCTCAACACCTCGTTCAGCGGCTCCCACCTGTTTGCGGGCATCGATGTAAGCAACCCGCCCCTGACCGATTATTACAATCCGGCGGGCTCCGCGAGCAAAGCAGCGATCGATTCCTCGTTTGCGAGCTTTCTGACAACCAACTCGACAACGGTTGATGCGTTAACGCCAGCGCAGATGCAGGCCTATCTCGATACCGATTTTGAAGCGGAGTTCGCCACTCCTGGAGGCTGGAGCAACTGGTCCACCGCCTCGGATTTCGAAACCGTGAACCGGATCTCAACCTCCGAAACCATCGAAACATCCGTCAGCGCCAATATCGACCCGATGCGCAAAGTGGCTAAGGCCTTCACCATGGTTGCCGAGCTTAAGGGCGCGGACATGAAGCAAGAGACCTTCGATGTCGTGGCACAAAGAGCCGTCGAAATTCTGGGCGAGGCTGTCGAAGGCATGAACAACGCTGTCGGCAAGGTTGGCAACGCTCAGGCCCGTGTTGCACGCGCCTCGGAGAAGCTTTCTGTGCAAACCGACCTGATAAACGAGAGGATTTTGGCGCTGGAGAATGTCGACAAGACCGAAGTTTCGGTGCTGCTGTCCAACGCCTTGACGCAGCTTGAAGTCACCTATTCGGTCACAGGCCGGATGCAGGGCATGAGCCTGCTCAACTATCTCTAG
- the flgK gene encoding flagellar hook-associated protein FlgK has protein sequence MSLSVALQVAQSALTTRQRETSVLAQNITNATTDGYSRKSALVSSLRSQNGTSGGITVDSISRATDQALLSNLIAATSSAMTGEAYLDGIQRLSQTIGDPIEGRSPSAALGNFVNALQQYSAEPQNTVLAGAVLTSAEDLANTLNTATRAVQAERERADSLLADSVTTINTLLSDFEAVNNEVVRGTNSGNDITSALDQRDQIVLELSEFMGVRAETRGSNDMIITTDSGVMLFETTPREVKFEQKTTFVAGASGNALLVDGVRIAGPGATMPVSEGKIVGLMNIRDDVAVTYQTQLDEIARGLVTAFKETDQGAGTKPDRVGLFTYSGAPAVPASGTVIAGLAGDISIASSVDPDSGGDINRLRDGGISEPYDADYVYNTGGEAGYVARLQEIITELDKPMSFDPTAKVDPSNPLASFASSSASWLEGERKQADGVNERTSVVVARTAESLSNITGVNIDDEMQAMLEIERSYSATAKLITTINQMLEQLLDLAG, from the coding sequence ATGAGTCTTTCAGTCGCACTTCAGGTTGCCCAGTCCGCTCTGACCACCCGTCAGAGAGAGACGTCCGTCCTGGCACAGAACATCACCAACGCAACGACCGATGGCTATAGCCGCAAATCGGCTCTGGTCTCGTCCCTGCGCTCGCAAAACGGAACAAGCGGTGGCATCACCGTGGATTCCATATCTCGGGCAACGGATCAGGCCCTCTTGTCCAATCTGATAGCGGCGACCTCATCTGCGATGACAGGCGAAGCCTATCTCGATGGTATTCAGCGTCTGTCACAAACCATTGGAGATCCGATCGAAGGGCGTTCACCGAGTGCCGCTCTTGGCAACTTCGTCAACGCCCTGCAGCAATATAGCGCCGAACCGCAAAACACGGTTCTGGCCGGTGCGGTACTGACCAGCGCCGAAGATCTTGCCAACACGCTAAACACCGCAACACGGGCGGTTCAGGCCGAACGCGAACGGGCCGATTCCCTGCTCGCGGACTCCGTGACCACCATCAACACATTGCTCAGCGACTTCGAGGCCGTCAACAACGAGGTTGTTCGCGGCACAAATTCGGGCAACGATATCACCTCTGCACTGGACCAGCGGGACCAGATTGTTCTGGAGCTGTCCGAATTCATGGGTGTGCGTGCGGAGACCCGCGGCAGCAATGACATGATCATCACCACCGACAGCGGTGTGATGCTGTTCGAAACAACGCCGCGCGAGGTGAAGTTCGAGCAGAAAACGACCTTTGTGGCTGGAGCGAGCGGCAACGCGTTGCTGGTGGATGGTGTACGGATCGCCGGGCCGGGCGCAACGATGCCGGTTTCCGAAGGCAAGATCGTCGGGCTGATGAATATCCGCGATGATGTTGCGGTCACCTATCAGACCCAGCTTGACGAAATCGCGCGCGGCCTCGTGACGGCGTTCAAGGAAACCGATCAGGGTGCGGGCACCAAACCGGACCGCGTTGGCCTCTTCACCTATTCCGGCGCGCCAGCCGTTCCGGCAAGTGGAACCGTCATTGCCGGGTTGGCTGGCGATATATCCATTGCCAGTTCCGTCGATCCTGACAGTGGTGGCGATATCAATCGGCTACGAGATGGAGGCATCTCCGAGCCGTATGACGCAGACTATGTCTACAACACAGGCGGAGAAGCGGGCTATGTCGCGCGTCTTCAGGAGATCATCACCGAGCTCGACAAGCCGATGAGCTTTGATCCGACCGCCAAGGTCGACCCCAGCAACCCTCTGGCAAGCTTTGCTTCCTCATCCGCGAGCTGGCTGGAGGGGGAACGCAAACAGGCTGACGGTGTCAACGAACGCACCTCGGTCGTAGTCGCCCGAACCGCTGAATCCCTGTCGAACATAACAGGCGTCAATATCGACGATGAAATGCAGGCAATGCTGGAGATTGAACGCAGCTACTCAGCCACTGCCAAACTCATCACCACCATCAACCAGATGCTCGAGCAATTGCTCGATCTTGCGGGGTAA
- a CDS encoding flagellar hook protein FlgE gives MSLYGVMRSSVSGMSAQSSKLGAVSDNIVNSATVGYKRVETEFRSITMSSGEGSYNSGAIEARSRYAISTAGNLDFTTSVTDLAIEGNGFFIVNDADGTPSLTRAGRFVPDENGDLVNTAGYYLQGYDLENGVPTVVANQMTGMETVNITDMRLATDPTTEGSMKGNLPAGAVANADKTPIPPLPSSGLPGAEFDAKTSMVTYDNLGNEVTVDIYFTKLTDTTGNSTWEVSVFNKADSTDGGFPYAMAGTTPLGTPYTNPLGTTTLTFDNTTGELTGPDAVAFNIPDGTAAVDLSFTGMTQLASDFITVDPKMNGNPPQQVETVEISSDGTLYAIYENGNREARYKIPLANVASPDNLKPMGGEVFRTTSDSGDVMVGFAGESGLGTMRSMAIEGSNVDLATELTNLVVAQRAFSANSKVFQTGSDLLTEVVNLSR, from the coding sequence ATGAGCCTATACGGCGTAATGCGTTCAAGTGTTTCAGGCATGTCAGCCCAGTCCAGCAAGCTCGGCGCCGTCTCTGATAACATCGTCAACTCGGCAACCGTTGGATACAAACGCGTTGAAACCGAATTCCGTTCAATCACCATGTCTTCCGGCGAAGGCTCCTATAACTCAGGAGCCATCGAGGCGCGGTCTCGCTACGCGATTTCAACCGCCGGCAACCTCGACTTCACAACATCGGTGACCGACCTGGCGATCGAAGGCAATGGCTTCTTCATCGTCAATGATGCCGATGGCACACCATCCCTCACCCGTGCCGGACGGTTCGTTCCCGATGAGAACGGCGATCTGGTCAACACAGCGGGCTACTATCTTCAGGGCTATGATCTGGAAAATGGGGTCCCCACCGTGGTGGCAAACCAGATGACAGGCATGGAGACGGTGAACATCACCGACATGCGTCTGGCCACCGATCCCACGACAGAAGGCTCCATGAAAGGCAACCTGCCAGCCGGTGCCGTGGCGAACGCTGACAAAACGCCGATCCCACCATTGCCCTCGTCGGGTCTTCCGGGGGCCGAGTTCGACGCGAAAACCTCGATGGTCACCTATGACAACCTCGGCAATGAGGTCACAGTGGACATCTACTTCACCAAGCTAACCGATACTACGGGCAACTCGACCTGGGAAGTCAGCGTCTTCAACAAGGCTGATTCCACTGATGGCGGCTTCCCCTATGCCATGGCTGGCACCACGCCGCTTGGCACGCCCTACACCAACCCGCTTGGCACCACCACGCTAACCTTTGACAACACCACCGGCGAACTGACCGGTCCGGACGCTGTCGCCTTCAACATTCCCGACGGCACCGCGGCTGTGGACCTGTCGTTCACCGGCATGACCCAGTTGGCGTCCGACTTCATCACCGTTGATCCGAAAATGAACGGCAACCCGCCCCAGCAGGTGGAGACGGTCGAAATCAGCAGCGATGGCACCCTCTATGCGATCTATGAAAACGGCAACCGCGAGGCCCGTTACAAAATCCCGCTGGCCAATGTGGCCAGCCCGGACAATCTCAAGCCAATGGGCGGCGAGGTGTTCCGGACCACCAGCGACAGTGGTGACGTGATGGTCGGCTTCGCCGGTGAAAGTGGGCTTGGGACGATGCGGTCCATGGCAATCGAGGGATCCAACGTGGATCTGGCAACCGAGTTGACCAACCTTGTCGTGGCCCAGCGGGCCTTCTCCGCCAACTCCAAGGTTTTCCAGACCGGGTCGGATCTTCTGACCGAGGTCGTCAACCTCTCAAGATAG
- a CDS encoding transglycosylase SLT domain-containing protein — protein sequence MSHHGANAGQATFDPVCEKEMRAAAAAEGVPLGILYAVGLAETGRGKKLHPFALNIEGKSVFATSKQEALQTVKTARKHGKKLIDIGCMQINHHYHRSEFSSLDHMIDPRANVFYAARFLKRLRKRQGSWTMAVARYHAGPNNNPAQKRYVCAVIRNLVASGFGNWTPTTRKFCK from the coding sequence ATGAGCCATCATGGCGCAAACGCGGGTCAGGCTACTTTTGACCCCGTTTGCGAGAAGGAAATGCGCGCCGCCGCAGCTGCCGAGGGTGTGCCTCTCGGCATCCTTTATGCTGTCGGCCTGGCCGAGACGGGACGCGGCAAGAAGCTTCATCCCTTTGCCCTGAATATCGAGGGCAAGTCGGTGTTTGCCACCTCCAAGCAGGAAGCGCTTCAGACGGTGAAGACCGCCCGCAAGCATGGCAAGAAGCTGATCGACATCGGCTGCATGCAGATCAATCACCATTATCATCGCAGCGAGTTTTCTTCGCTTGATCACATGATCGATCCCCGCGCGAATGTGTTTTATGCCGCCCGCTTTCTCAAACGGCTGCGAAAGCGTCAGGGAAGCTGGACAATGGCGGTTGCCCGCTACCATGCCGGTCCCAACAACAACCCGGCCCAGAAGCGATATGTCTGTGCAGTGATCCGCAATCTGGTTGCCAGCGGCTTTGGAAACTGGACGCCAACGACGCGCAAATTCTGCAAGTAA
- a CDS encoding flagellar hook-length control protein FliK: MTQQSISASLGMNNGSRVTAGGGKGQFSGQNSRQNGMVEDPDDGDFTEQASGSSDKASKDSDKADAKKDGPDFDALLRALKGKGQKEAGGKDQTSSPDAMNDGSDATGQNGAGVSSDSLLAKLFEGLSSADAKAAADAQQGAQGKAGAAAEDALSNVMSANQLSGKTGAQAAGSDQSASKATMALLFDQKSNASQMPGTVANGETVNAKPGLFDAYSVETKSVSAFDKIVPVVKEAVLSPSQKALRDGFTVMRQETHFAPTASVDASNMATTNAIFQQISTAIANDLSPSTLAKGEASASSSNAAQQSASGGFRMASGGDALRVLDIQLHPADLGKVRLSIRLNETSVDVRVEVTNASTAKVLEGNKQMLDMLLNRAGYRADHISIVAIDDKSGAQITPPSPNNNAQNQPNQQGQQGQSGAFAGEGGNAQQDSGDQQQPSGHEDPYSGAAVDASHSASDEAHNDQDTTRHAKGITL; encoded by the coding sequence ATGACCCAGCAAAGCATTTCCGCATCCCTTGGCATGAACAATGGGTCCCGCGTCACTGCCGGCGGAGGCAAGGGACAGTTTTCCGGCCAGAACTCCAGACAGAATGGCATGGTGGAAGATCCTGATGACGGTGACTTTACCGAACAGGCCAGCGGCTCATCGGACAAGGCTTCAAAGGACAGCGACAAGGCGGACGCCAAAAAGGACGGGCCGGATTTCGACGCCTTGCTTCGCGCGCTCAAAGGCAAGGGACAGAAAGAGGCTGGCGGGAAGGATCAAACAAGCTCGCCGGATGCGATGAACGACGGCTCAGACGCGACCGGCCAGAATGGGGCCGGCGTCTCCTCAGACAGTCTTCTTGCGAAACTCTTCGAGGGGCTTTCATCCGCTGATGCCAAGGCAGCAGCCGACGCCCAACAGGGCGCACAAGGCAAAGCGGGAGCCGCAGCAGAGGATGCGCTTTCGAACGTGATGTCCGCCAACCAGCTAAGCGGCAAGACCGGAGCTCAGGCAGCGGGCAGCGACCAGTCTGCATCCAAAGCAACCATGGCCTTGCTGTTTGACCAGAAGTCCAACGCCTCCCAGATGCCCGGAACCGTGGCCAATGGGGAGACGGTCAATGCCAAACCCGGGCTTTTCGATGCTTATTCCGTTGAGACAAAATCCGTTTCCGCCTTCGACAAGATCGTGCCCGTCGTGAAGGAAGCCGTGCTGTCACCGTCGCAAAAGGCCCTGAGAGACGGCTTTACGGTGATGCGGCAGGAAACCCACTTCGCACCGACAGCGTCGGTTGATGCCTCCAATATGGCGACCACGAACGCGATCTTCCAACAGATCAGCACGGCCATTGCCAATGATCTGTCTCCGTCGACACTCGCCAAGGGGGAGGCTTCTGCCTCGTCTTCGAATGCAGCTCAGCAATCTGCCTCCGGCGGTTTCCGCATGGCGAGTGGCGGTGATGCCCTGCGGGTGCTCGATATCCAGCTTCATCCTGCGGATCTGGGCAAGGTGCGGCTGTCGATCCGGCTCAATGAAACCTCGGTGGACGTGCGTGTGGAAGTAACAAACGCCTCGACGGCTAAAGTCCTCGAAGGCAACAAGCAGATGCTCGACATGCTTTTGAATCGGGCGGGATATCGGGCGGATCACATTTCGATCGTCGCCATAGACGACAAGAGCGGCGCTCAAATCACGCCCCCCTCACCCAACAACAACGCTCAGAACCAGCCCAACCAGCAGGGACAGCAAGGCCAGTCAGGCGCCTTTGCTGGTGAGGGCGGCAATGCCCAGCAGGACAGCGGCGATCAGCAGCAGCCGTCCGGCCATGAAGACCCGTATTCCGGCGCGGCAGTCGATGCGTCGCACTCTGCATCCGATGAGGCTCACAATGATCAGGATACGACACGGCACGCCAAAGGCATTACTCTTTAG
- a CDS encoding chemotaxis protein encodes MTSLGPTRWSQAMRLGAALLISATALSVGAAFSAEPSSDEAKTPITENTRPVRVIGTPPPFTTSQKSTSGASESPESNVAQAVDQVADQGVETPVDLAVDQTYDKPDSGRVARDDQPYMMVRLLQDLQAQTAKGSTHALRAQRSLLARMNDQFAKIDPVVWEDQRNIRAVTLFMLSGGHPAIGTRLLEMDLPNHVDTSLISASLAYIKGQKSDAYRGFSALDPLQMEPSLGGQIALVQAVLFLPHDLNSALEAVDKARLLMPGSLIEEAALRRGVSIAAAMKDPELFQTYAIQYIRHYHNSIYNSDFRRRFGFSMRRFGTSENEQTFADLDIVISEFDLDSQRQFYLLLAHAGLVEGNLHLALQAATKALPLTMKNTADRSRAELYIAGSMLKAETLDQALEHLWAVRRKDLDPRDMLLAERVTEILNGIRHWPEAKEALSEFADKDVDPVPENKDWELDTMTDARKQLEQADDILSYADKPMKQASR; translated from the coding sequence ATGACGTCCCTTGGCCCCACCCGTTGGTCCCAAGCCATGCGTCTTGGTGCTGCGCTCTTGATTTCCGCCACGGCTTTGAGCGTTGGAGCGGCATTCTCTGCCGAACCCTCTTCCGATGAAGCCAAAACGCCCATAACAGAGAATACTCGCCCCGTGCGTGTCATCGGAACACCGCCGCCCTTTACCACATCACAGAAGAGCACAAGCGGTGCGTCTGAATCTCCTGAATCTAATGTCGCCCAAGCAGTGGATCAGGTGGCAGATCAGGGTGTGGAGACCCCAGTGGATCTAGCGGTGGATCAGACATACGACAAGCCGGATAGCGGACGTGTCGCCCGCGATGATCAGCCCTATATGATGGTGCGCCTGTTGCAGGATCTTCAAGCACAAACCGCCAAGGGCTCTACCCATGCGCTCAGAGCGCAACGGTCGCTTCTGGCCCGGATGAACGATCAGTTTGCTAAGATTGATCCGGTGGTGTGGGAAGACCAGCGCAACATCCGAGCGGTCACCCTGTTCATGCTGTCCGGTGGCCATCCCGCGATCGGCACGCGGCTGCTGGAGATGGACTTGCCGAACCACGTCGACACGAGCCTGATTTCGGCGTCCCTTGCTTATATCAAGGGGCAGAAGTCGGACGCCTACAGGGGCTTTTCGGCGCTTGATCCGCTACAGATGGAACCGAGCCTGGGTGGGCAGATCGCGCTGGTGCAGGCGGTTCTGTTTCTGCCTCACGATCTGAATAGCGCGCTTGAGGCGGTCGACAAGGCACGCTTGCTGATGCCCGGCTCGCTCATCGAGGAAGCGGCCTTGCGGCGTGGTGTCTCCATTGCTGCGGCCATGAAAGATCCCGAGCTGTTCCAGACCTACGCCATTCAATATATCCGTCACTATCACAACTCGATCTACAATTCGGATTTCCGTCGCCGCTTCGGCTTTTCCATGCGTCGCTTCGGGACCAGTGAGAATGAACAGACCTTTGCCGATCTCGATATCGTCATCTCGGAATTCGATCTCGATAGCCAGCGGCAATTTTATCTTCTGCTGGCCCATGCCGGTCTTGTGGAGGGCAATCTGCATCTGGCGCTCCAGGCCGCGACCAAGGCCCTGCCGCTCACCATGAAAAATACGGCAGATCGGTCTCGCGCCGAGCTCTATATCGCCGGTTCGATGCTCAAGGCCGAGACACTCGACCAGGCCCTTGAGCATCTGTGGGCCGTGCGGCGCAAGGATCTTGACCCGCGCGACATGCTTCTGGCGGAGCGCGTCACGGAAATCCTCAATGGCATCCGTCACTGGCCGGAAGCCAAGGAAGCCTTGTCGGAATTTGCGGACAAGGATGTTGATCCCGTTCCGGAAAACAAGGACTGGGAGTTGGACACAATGACCGACGCCCGCAAGCAGCTTGAGCAGGCTGATGATATTCTCAGCTACGCAGACAAACCAATGAAGCAGGCCTCCCGATGA
- a CDS encoding MotB family protein: MNEITKQGEHELIIVRRRPDMDLDNAKTGVWKIAHADFMTAMMAFFLVMWLISTTDDAAKREIAQYFNPVKLAEMSQYQKGIADPEPKAGSAEADAASQAVKKGSAHVTENISSDVRKFGEAGNRTFEEGAITAEAIPTYTEAEIFSDPYGVLNRIMMSAEASGQFDAQQSDESAGTESRIGTKGGEALRDPFDPLYWRLEPNQPTDGALVADMQQPQQPRMDPQLGEANELDGLITGPDPVSDISMGPASGTRMASLTEGVEPTPALSVKADQAKQKDSKGDGSSLSAIASKTGSTVAMTGGPEAKKAALAQEQTKGAEKTETSPSALLEDYRAALKSELNKAPKLDIGKELSVRDKGDGLLIDVTDSPSWGMFAVGSSEPSARSIALLEKIAHSLSGIKGKIIIRGHTDGRPFRAKDYDNWRLSTARAHMARFMLVRGGFDEKRLLRVEGYADQQLKHPDKPEADDNRRIEILVQPTAGATE; the protein is encoded by the coding sequence ATGAATGAGATTACCAAACAAGGCGAACACGAGCTTATCATCGTGCGCCGCCGTCCTGACATGGATCTCGATAATGCAAAAACCGGTGTCTGGAAGATTGCGCATGCCGACTTCATGACAGCGATGATGGCGTTTTTCCTTGTCATGTGGCTGATTTCCACCACCGATGATGCCGCCAAGCGCGAGATTGCCCAATATTTCAATCCGGTCAAACTGGCGGAAATGTCCCAATATCAAAAAGGCATTGCCGATCCGGAACCCAAGGCGGGAAGCGCGGAGGCGGATGCTGCATCACAGGCGGTGAAGAAGGGCTCGGCTCATGTGACGGAGAATATTTCCTCCGACGTGCGCAAATTCGGGGAAGCCGGCAATCGCACCTTTGAGGAAGGCGCCATCACGGCCGAAGCCATACCAACCTACACCGAGGCAGAGATTTTTTCCGATCCATATGGCGTCCTAAACCGCATCATGATGTCGGCAGAAGCCTCCGGGCAATTCGACGCACAGCAAAGTGATGAAAGCGCGGGAACAGAATCGCGCATCGGGACCAAGGGCGGTGAAGCCCTGCGCGATCCGTTTGACCCTCTCTATTGGCGACTGGAGCCAAACCAGCCGACCGATGGTGCGCTCGTTGCTGATATGCAGCAGCCGCAGCAGCCAAGGATGGATCCCCAACTCGGAGAAGCCAACGAACTCGATGGTCTGATCACCGGTCCCGATCCCGTCTCCGACATTTCCATGGGTCCCGCTTCAGGCACGCGGATGGCATCTCTGACTGAGGGGGTGGAGCCCACACCCGCTCTCTCCGTAAAAGCGGATCAGGCCAAACAGAAAGACAGCAAGGGTGATGGGTCCAGCCTTTCAGCTATTGCCTCGAAGACCGGCTCGACGGTGGCCATGACCGGAGGACCGGAAGCCAAGAAAGCAGCGCTGGCACAGGAACAGACCAAGGGAGCAGAGAAGACCGAGACATCTCCTTCAGCCCTTCTTGAAGACTATCGTGCGGCGCTCAAATCCGAACTCAACAAGGCACCGAAACTGGACATCGGCAAAGAGCTCTCGGTTCGTGACAAGGGGGATGGCCTCCTGATCGATGTCACCGACAGCCCGTCCTGGGGGATGTTCGCGGTCGGCTCAAGCGAACCCTCAGCCCGGTCCATCGCCCTTTTGGAAAAGATCGCACACAGCCTGTCCGGCATCAAAGGCAAGATCATCATTCGCGGCCATACCGACGGCCGGCCCTTCCGCGCCAAGGATTACGACAACTGGCGCCTGTCGACCGCTCGGGCCCATATGGCGCGGTTCATGTTGGTCCGCGGAGGCTTTGATGAAAAACGGCTGTTGCGCGTGGAAGGCTACGCAGATCAGCAGCTCAAGCATCCCGATAAACCGGAAGCCGATGACAACCGCCGTATCGAAATACTGGTACAGCCAACCGCAGGAGCAACCGAATGA
- the fliF gene encoding flagellar basal-body MS-ring/collar protein FliF, with protein sequence MPGSEQAEKIWSNLKDLGPKRLMALGIIGVLTLVLVGGGAYLLSRPQMTTLYSGLDRDDITRIGSALQDAGIQFDVNTESSAVLVNYSSTTRARMLLAERGLPRGKSAGYELFDDLGSLGLTSFMQEITRVRAIEGELGRTIQSMKDVQAARVHIVFPEKGSFRSKDQPPSASVVIKTLGSGDSKTAQAIRHLVAAAVPGMVPSKVTVLDSTGTLLASGSGEENSSAGEMEGLASRISSRIQENIRKTLTPYLGLSNFQVSVNTALNTDKQRIAETIFDPNSRIERSVQTVRASESAQNATSQRPTTVEQNLPDTDVNAGGEDQSIEENERREETVNYEISSKKVEQTREGYDIERLSIAVLVNRQHLIDGLGEKASEETINQALKTHMDEIRALATSSAGFDEARGDQIKVSMVNFEVGTGDLAPLEPLSITQVLLRQSGNIANAVSILVVSGLLIWFGLRPAINSLMPKFIANDNEAPDTEDTFETELEMGGVESSIHGPLLEDLSRKLEASPVRKLEQVVDLHEEQSAAILKQWFYQTESA encoded by the coding sequence ATGCCAGGAAGTGAACAAGCCGAGAAAATCTGGTCCAATCTAAAAGATCTGGGCCCCAAACGCCTCATGGCGCTGGGCATTATCGGCGTTTTGACGCTGGTGCTTGTTGGCGGTGGAGCTTATCTCCTGTCCCGACCGCAGATGACCACCCTTTATTCCGGTCTCGATCGGGATGACATCACCCGGATCGGCTCTGCTCTGCAGGATGCCGGGATCCAGTTTGATGTGAACACCGAGAGCTCCGCAGTCCTCGTCAATTATTCATCAACAACGCGGGCGCGTATGCTGCTAGCCGAGCGTGGATTGCCCAGAGGCAAGAGCGCCGGCTATGAATTGTTTGATGATCTCGGCTCGCTGGGCCTGACCTCCTTCATGCAGGAAATAACCCGCGTCAGGGCGATCGAAGGGGAATTGGGCCGAACGATCCAGTCGATGAAAGACGTTCAGGCTGCAAGGGTCCATATCGTGTTTCCCGAAAAGGGATCCTTCCGCTCCAAGGACCAGCCGCCCTCGGCATCCGTTGTTATCAAGACGCTCGGCTCGGGGGATTCCAAGACGGCGCAGGCCATTCGCCATCTCGTTGCTGCTGCCGTTCCGGGCATGGTGCCCAGCAAGGTAACGGTCCTTGACTCCACCGGCACACTGCTGGCCTCCGGGTCTGGCGAAGAAAACAGCTCCGCCGGTGAGATGGAAGGCCTTGCCTCGCGTATTTCGTCCCGCATTCAGGAAAACATCCGCAAAACCCTGACCCCCTATCTCGGTCTTTCCAACTTCCAGGTTTCGGTCAACACGGCGCTGAACACGGATAAACAGAGGATTGCAGAAACAATCTTTGATCCCAACAGCAGGATCGAGCGTTCGGTGCAGACCGTTCGCGCCAGCGAAAGTGCGCAGAATGCGACCTCACAACGTCCAACCACGGTCGAACAGAACCTGCCTGATACGGATGTAAATGCCGGTGGTGAAGATCAGTCGATCGAAGAGAATGAACGCCGCGAGGAAACCGTCAACTATGAAATTTCATCCAAGAAGGTCGAACAAACGCGCGAAGGCTATGACATCGAACGCCTGTCAATCGCCGTTCTGGTCAACCGCCAGCATCTGATCGACGGACTTGGCGAGAAAGCTAGCGAAGAGACGATCAATCAAGCACTTAAAACCCACATGGATGAAATCCGCGCATTGGCGACGTCTTCCGCTGGCTTCGATGAGGCTCGGGGCGACCAGATCAAGGTGTCCATGGTCAACTTCGAAGTCGGCACCGGTGATCTGGCTCCGCTTGAGCCCCTGTCCATCACACAGGTTCTGCTTCGACAGTCCGGCAACATTGCCAACGCAGTCAGCATTCTCGTGGTGTCCGGTCTCCTCATCTGGTTCGGCCTGCGCCCGGCGATCAATTCGCTGATGCCCAAGTTCATTGCCAACGACAATGAAGCGCCGGACACCGAGGACACCTTTGAGACAGAGCTGGAAATGGGCGGAGTGGAAAGCTCCATCCACGGGCCGCTCCTTGAAGACCTCTCGCGCAAGCTTGAAGCATCGCCAGTTCGCAAGCTTGAGCAGGTTGTCGATCTGCATGAAGAGCAGTCCGCCGCCATTCTCAAACAATGGTTCTACCAAACGGAGAGCGCATAA